The genomic region acgttttacatgttaggcacgagtacttaaactttatatgtgtgtgggttatataacggcataaacattccctttagcacggtaacgtttagtcattggtctttgaaccggtgaacgcgaatcttagatatggatccatagggtttgacatccccactcgggctagtcgcgctatcatttaacgggtgtttaatacttcgtgaacatacgcactcgccaagtgtactttcagggggttataaacgttaagtctagttaccgggtgcccacggttatgcatatacttttcatactgttttgatacgctgttgcagcactgaaatctcgtggcctatcttacgttactattacaacttaaactatagctcaccaacattcgtgttgactttttaagcgtgtatttctcaggtgcctagaggtttattgcttccgctgttacatttgctgtcatgctgttattgaattgctgttatggacctactgtactagttatccgctgcattactagagatgtctcaaattatgaaacttatgttttgcattcgtaaacttatgttattttggaacaatggtttgtaataagtcttatgacatgttatctttgtaaaacgttatctttttaatgaatgcaaactggttttcaaacagcatatagtgtttgaccgtgtaaagatcctgttgttgacgaatcgtacacgatggttttgtacggggtgtcacaaaaTAGGTCAAAGTGAATTGGGTAGTACGGATATTGTAATACAAACCACTGAAAAGATTGAACAAATTTGAGAAAGGTTGAAAATGGAGCAAGACCGACGAAAGTCTTATGCCGAAAAACGAAGAAGACCGAAAGAGTTTCGTGTAGGGGATAAAGTGATGTCGAAAGTCTCCCCATGGAAAGGAATAATTCGTTTTCGCAAAAGAGGAAAGTTAGGTccacggtttattgggccatttgtaATTGTGGCACGAGTTGGTGATGTAGCTTATCGGTTATTATTACAGGAAGAACTGAATGGTATTCATGAAACTTTTCGTGTGTCGCAACTCCAAAAATGTTTAGCAGAGGAAGCAACATATGCGTCAATGTCCGAAATCACGATAAACAATAAGTTGAAGTATTTTGAAGAACCGATAAAAATTCTAAATGTCAAGGTGAAGCAATTGAGGAATAAATCCTTAACGTTATTGAAAGTTCAATGGAAGTTTAGGAAAGGATCAGAatgtacgtgggaacccgaagactGGTTGATGGTTTACTGTCATTTTGTGTATCAGGAATGGTTCGTAAGGACACCAACGGCTCAACAGGAGGAGAGTTGTCACAACCCAATTTCAGCATAGTGGCGCGCCGCACAAATCTTCTTCGCGCCGGGCAGTAGGACTGCCAGAGTTAGGACACATTCACAAGACGTGAATTTATTACATTTTGCCAAAAAACATAAAAATCGTGAACTTGCCTACGCAAGACGTAGATCGTTTGTGTGTGAGCATGACACATTTTCAAGCGATTTGTGAGTAAGTGTTCAAAATCAAAATTCTGATATGCCCAAACCTAAGTACTTTGGGTATGACCTGATCGCGACCTCTAAACTTTGAAATGACATCTCTTTTGATTCCTAACTCCAATTTAGTCACCATGTTTTTGAAACTGTGTATATTTTTTAGATATATTCGTTGGAAAACTATCAAAGTCCCAATTTTTTATATTCCACCTCATATTGCGATGCGTTGTTGGATTTGACCAAACATCTCACGACATGAGGTGACGACAGCCATGCATCACCTGTATGAAAGTTATTACCATCCCGTCCAGGATATGTTTTATGGTTCATATGTCAAGGGCTGGTAAGGTTTTGCGCACATATGTGCAATTTGAGATTTCTGTTATTTATGTATGATGAAGGGGGTTCACTTGATCTAACATCATATGGTTGGTAATATTAACAAATttcaaattaaatataataacaaaaaTCGCACATTTGTACTTTGAACGCAAATCGCAATACGAGGCCGAATATTAAAAAATGGGGACTTTGATAGTTTCAACAAATTGAACTCCAAAAATATACAATCTCTAAAAAAATGTTGATTAAATCGAAGTTACGACATAAAGCTGAACTGTTGAAGGAATGCCTTTCCGTTGTTAAAACAATTACGAGTTTTCAAATGCAAATAGTCTTGCATCTCTCTTAGCTGAGGAGATGACATCCTCAAAATGAAATCAAAAGACATGACATTTAGTTTAGAGGTTGCAATATGAAAATGATGTTATACACAAATCGCTTGAGTATAGGCGTATTCGAATTTTGGCTCTAGTTGCAAATCGCTTGCGAATGCCCCTTATGCAAACGATTTGACGTTGCGTGGGCAAATTTAAAATATTTGATATTTTGGGGCAAAACTTCGTGCTTCTTTTGGGAAATTgattaaaaaaaagtttttacttATTATTTTATTGCATAAACAAAAAAGATGCTATGGAATGATGAGTACATAGAACGGAACAAAACTTTGAAGATTTACTTTTTGATAATGGCACGTGCTTGTAATATACTATgatttattatattataaaatataatgtgAAAACTGTTAGCGTAATTTACTAGATATTCTTTTCAATTTGACTGTTTTTGTTATAATATTAGATAAGAGGTTATTTGGGATTGCGATTTGATTGAGATTTTTTAATTATTTCGATTTGAAAACGTAAAAAATCAAATAATTTTGTTTGGCAAATACTTATATAAAATTGATTATTTTCGTTAGTAAGCCACCAAAACACAGTTTTGAATAAGTAACCTCACCTATACTGCAAGAAAACGGAATTTTAAATTATCACACTTGTACCATATATGCCCTTTATACCTTAGTGGATAAAATTGGATAAATGATCTAGAATCGTTTATGATTACAATTCATTTATCTACTATTTTCTTTTAAATTCATTATTATATACTTTAGTTGGTTATTGTTTACTAATGTTTATTAATACGGACTAATTTGATATTTTAACATACTACGTATATGATAACACAGTTTGTACAGTTaataaaattttgttttttttttatttataaaattgaatTGATATACTTTATTATTTTAAAGTATGTCCTATTTGGTAATTTTACATGTTAGGTTATCAAATAATCGGATTTTTCCAAACActaaaaaattgaatttttttttaacagaaaaaaAATCGATTCTGATTATGTAAAACGCATAATTAATTTTCAAAACGCAAATCCAAACACCCCTTAAATTACCGACCCAATATGTTAGGTGAATAAGTAATACAGTATATTTTTCATGTCATTCGATTTACATCATGTTTTTCATACATTCCCTTATTCTATGCCCTCCTTTTATCTAAAGGCAACATGAAATATGTGAGTGTCCAGACATTCAGATTGAAATTCATGAGACCTGAACACACACCTCGCCCACTATTTACAAATAGAAGTGATACATGGAATAGAACGCGCACACAACTAGCCTATTCTAGTTTTATCGACACTAATTGAATCAAAGGACTCTGAGTTTGTATCTCGTTAAAAATTGTTGCACTACTCGAATTGTTTTTGCATAAGGTTACTTGATTCATGTGTTTGCAAATAACTTAGTTGTTGATGAATTATATACAACCAGACTAGGCAATGGAAACAATCGATAATAAAATATATACTTCGTAATTCTTAATTTTATCTTTTAATTGATTGAAAATACAAAATAGGCACTCAATTTATACAACTCAAACCAAAGAGCTTATAACCTAATGATATTCGAGAAACTTTTCAAACAAAAGAGATTAGAGGTTCAAGCACCGTTGTAGACATATCATTGACTTGATAGGTGTTGAGTGTGTGACTTAACATAAAAAAAAGTATACAACTCAAAATAGAAATGTAAGACGTTTATTATAAAGCTCTAGTTGTAGATTTCTAATGCCCGAAGGGCATCATAAAATTTTAAGCATAGATGTAAAACGTTTGATATGAAACCATAGTTGTATTGAGGTGTGGAGTCTTTtaacaaagaagaaaaaaaaaacaagcaGCAGCACCACCCTCGCATTTGGTGAGGGTGTGTCACCAGACGTAAGCCATCAAGTCAAAACGCGAGAAAGATGATCGAACATCTGTGTTTTTTAGCATGTCACGGATCACGACATAGAGATCGCCAAACGCGACCAAGGACTTGGGCATCAAGTCGGTTATAGAAGTTCTCTTACTTCCTATACCTCTATAATTTGTAACCCTAACCTATTCTGGGTGCATGAAAATTATAAGAAAATATTTCTGGTTTGCTCCGTGTTATGAGTTAAACCATATAAATACGACGTTAAACCCTTGTATCATTTATCGCTAATTTATCGTTTTATGCTTTAATTTATTTGTTTGT from Rutidosis leptorrhynchoides isolate AG116_Rl617_1_P2 chromosome 9, CSIRO_AGI_Rlap_v1, whole genome shotgun sequence harbors:
- the LOC139868218 gene encoding uncharacterized protein, which translates into the protein MEQDRRKSYAEKRRRPKEFRVGDKVMSKVSPWKGIIRFRKRGKLGPRFIGPFVIVARVGDVAYRLLLQEELNGIHETFRVSQLQKCLAEEATYASMSEITINNKLKYFEEPIKILNVKVKQLRNKSLTLLKVQWKFRKGSECTWEPEDWLMVYCHFVYQEWFVRTPTAQQEESCHNPISA